One window from the genome of Marinobacter sp. es.048 encodes:
- a CDS encoding ABC transporter ATP-binding protein gives MTDLVLENLSVGTLSNVSLTVPGGQVACLSGPSGSGKSRLLRAVADLEPHDGNVSLGGIGQQAIPAHQWRSRVVMVPADSQWWFDDVGGHFPDDATAGLPSALGFPPGVMEWSVSRLSSGERQRLALWRALVLEPEVLLLDEPTANLDNDSTEAIEAWLLEEIRRRQIAVLWVAHDVGQIHRVADAHYRIVGTSLERADGSD, from the coding sequence TTGACAGATTTGGTGCTGGAAAATCTCAGCGTTGGCACTCTCAGTAATGTGTCATTGACGGTACCCGGTGGGCAGGTTGCCTGTCTGTCCGGTCCTTCGGGCAGCGGCAAAAGTCGTCTGCTCAGGGCCGTAGCCGATCTCGAACCACACGACGGAAATGTCTCCCTCGGTGGTATAGGTCAGCAGGCCATACCCGCACACCAATGGCGAAGCCGGGTGGTAATGGTGCCGGCAGACAGTCAGTGGTGGTTTGACGATGTGGGTGGTCACTTCCCGGATGATGCAACGGCAGGATTGCCGTCAGCGCTGGGTTTTCCGCCCGGGGTCATGGAGTGGTCGGTGAGTCGGTTGTCTTCCGGTGAGCGACAGCGGCTGGCGCTCTGGCGGGCCCTGGTGCTTGAGCCTGAGGTTCTGTTACTGGACGAACCCACCGCCAACCTCGACAACGACAGCACGGAAGCCATTGAAGCCTGGCTGCTTGAGGAAATCCGGAGACGGCAGATCGCAGTGCTCTGGGTTGCCCATGATGTTGGCCAGATTCATCGGGTGGCCGATGCCCATTACCGGATCGTTGGCACCAGTCTGGAGCGCGCAGATGGAAGTGATTGA
- a CDS encoding ABC transporter permease, giving the protein MEVIDLAWWKLGLAALLVLALAATGYLARLGITRNLLIAALRTVIQLALIGLVLEALFASAAFYWIALLALIMLLIAGREVVARQGRRLRGWWAFSIGTGSMFVSSFTVTVLALTVVIGPDPWYTPQYAIPLLGMMLGNTMTGVSLALDRLNESVWRQRAVIENRLMLGQTWKQALEDSRRDAMRSGMMPSINAMAAAGIVSLPGMMTGQILAGSPPAVAVKYQILVMLIITVGTGFGALMAVSWGGRRLFDDRERLRLDRLVKP; this is encoded by the coding sequence ATGGAAGTGATTGATCTGGCGTGGTGGAAGCTCGGGCTGGCGGCCCTGCTGGTACTTGCCCTGGCAGCGACAGGCTATCTGGCCCGCCTGGGCATTACCCGAAACCTGCTGATCGCCGCCCTGCGTACGGTAATACAGCTGGCGCTGATAGGGCTGGTACTGGAAGCCCTGTTTGCCTCCGCCGCCTTTTACTGGATAGCGTTGCTGGCTCTGATCATGCTCCTGATTGCTGGCCGGGAGGTTGTTGCGCGCCAGGGCCGACGGTTACGGGGCTGGTGGGCCTTCAGTATCGGCACAGGATCGATGTTCGTATCGTCCTTTACGGTGACGGTACTGGCCCTCACCGTGGTGATCGGCCCAGACCCCTGGTACACCCCGCAGTACGCCATTCCCCTTCTGGGCATGATGCTCGGCAACACCATGACAGGCGTCAGCCTGGCGCTCGATCGTTTGAATGAATCGGTCTGGCGGCAGCGGGCCGTCATCGAGAACCGCCTGATGTTGGGCCAGACCTGGAAGCAGGCGCTGGAGGATAGCCGAAGGGACGCCATGCGCAGTGGTATGATGCCATCCATTAACGCCATGGCCGCCGCCGGTATCGTCAGCCTGCCCGGCATGATGACTGGCCAGATTCTCGCGGGTAGCCCACCGGCAGTGGCGGTGAAATACCAGATCCTGGTGATGCTGATCATCACCGTTGGCACCGGGTTTGGTGCCCTGATGGCGGTATCCTGGGGCGGTCGCCGATTGTTCGACGACCGGGAGCGCCTGCGGCTGGATCGGCTGGTAAAACCCTGA